DNA from Rhinatrema bivittatum chromosome 16, aRhiBiv1.1, whole genome shotgun sequence:
tgtgttatatagtcctttgagctgATTACTGAGGGACAATTCCCCTTGTATCTGTAGTGATtcgggaaaagaagggagaggtggaggtcttgcatacatcatttcataaggtgttagaCCAGACTGCTTTGGGCTACATTGGATATGTAGCAAAGCTAAgggtaggatgtctggccatttggtctttgtttcttggcatagtttagctatctgatttttcagagttctgttagctcgttcaacagaTCCGCTGCTCTGTGGTCGCCATGCGCAGTGCAAATGCCATTTGATACCCAGAATTCGACTTAATTGTTGGATAACCTCACTGGTGAAtgctggtccattgtctgaattgatttgtcttggtaatccgtagcgtggtaagatttggtgaaGGAGCAGAGATGCAACTTCTCTGGAGGTTTCAGTTCGTGTCggtgtggcttcgatccatccggtatagGTGCAGACAGCCACCAACATTGCTTTATAGCCTTTGGACGGAGTCATATGAGTGAAGTCGATCTGGCAAACTTGAAATGGCGTAGTTCCTCTTAGAATGTGTCCGGGTGTGGGACCAGGTCCGCTTCTAGGATTGTTTCTTGCACATGTGACACACTGACTGATTGCGTGCTTTGTTAATTGGATGATTCTATTGATGTAGTACGTTTTTCCCAGCAACTTTATTAATGCATCTCGACCGAGATGGGTTTTGTTATGAGCTTCtttgacaatagtccaagctaatgtTTCAGGTATCCATATTCTGTTATCTTGCAGAATCCACCAGCCATCGTGATGGTGGAATTTTTCAGCCTGTGCCCAGTTAGTCTCTTCCGTCGAGTAGGTAGGAGTTTCTGTTGGGAATTGCAGAAGTGGACAAGTTGTAGTCGGGATGGGCGATAAATGGGCACGGGCTGCTTCCTTTGCTGCtttgtctgcccattggtttccttttgcaacggGATCTGATTTTCCcgtgtgggctttacaatgcatgacagctaccttttgCGGTGCCCATACAGCAATtagcaattgatgtatttcaGACGCATTAGCCAGTTGCTTTCCTTCGGCTGTTAGGAAACCTCGCTCTTTGTATAAGGCTCCATGTACCTGGATAgtgaggaaagcatatttggaatctgtGTAGATGttcacagtctgtccttctgccaattgTAGAGCTCGAGTGAGAGCGATTAGCTCAGCTTTTTGAGCTGATGTCCCAGGAGGTAGGGGTTCAGCCTCAATGATGTCGTCTTCAGAAACCACAGCATAACCAGCAACTCGAATTCCATCAATAActtggctgcttccatcagtaaatagtgtccatgctccctgccatggttgatccctcaagtctggtctgctggaatgtattgtagtcatgacctcTTCACAGTCATGTGCAACGGggtcaggtgccggcataagagtggccgggttcaagtttttactgtcttgtatttgaatttcaggtgtttcacacagtaaggcttggtattttacaagacgtgagttggtcatccattttggtccatgtgTTTCTAGAAGTCCTTGAATagtgtggggagttgttacgtttAGTATCTGACCAAAAGTCAATTTGACAGCCTCCGGGATTAGTAAGCACGCAGCCgcgatgcttcgaagacaacctggccatccttttgcaacattgtccattcctttcgacagatatgcaacaggtcgttcccacgagcctagagtttgagtcaataccccaatggccattcctttcttttcatcgacgaatagatggaatggtttcgtcacatctggcaatcctaaagcaggtggttcaatcaaggcatctttcagttgttgtaaaCTTGTCAATTCATGAGGTTCCCACTGGAAgggctgagattctgcctcctttccccgcaacttgtcgtacagggactgggcaataacagcatagttggcaatccacagcctacagtatcctgcagctccaaggaacgctcggagctctttcttgcaagtgggtacaggttgacctcgtattgaactggtacgggatattccaagacaacgggtaccttcccgtatttggaagcctaagtattctacttccaattcacatatttgcgccttctttttacttgcacggtatccttttgagtacaacgtctttagcaggtgGAAAGTGGCTCctgcacattcgtgatacgtttcacgaaacaacagaaggtcatccacatactgtattactggcccatacatgacttggtacatcttcaagtcttttgccagttgctccccgaacatcgtgggtgagtgcttaaacccttgcggtaagcgagtccatgcgtactgctgcttgattccagttcgtgcattttcccatgtgaaggcaaagatcttctggcattcttctgctactggaacggagaagaaagcatctttgaggtcaatgacactgtaccacttggacgtaggggaaacttgagccaagattgagtatggatttggtacgagggctactagatctgctacttgattattcactttTCGTAAATCTTGTACTGGCCGGTAATTAGtagaaccgggtttctttacgggcagtagaggggtgttccaagcagatcggattcgcctgagaattccCAAATCATATAGTCTCTGCAGGTGTATCTCAATTCCTtctctggccatatatggaatggggtattgaggttgattgatcacctgtgcattctgtttcatttcGATCCAGACAAGGGTAGCATCGATGGCTATTCCCCCTGGAttctgttcggaccatacttTAGGCACGCTATCCATTAGCTGCCTTCGTTGCTCGTTGAGAGGGGTATCCACTTCGTATCGATGCAGAGTGATTTGTTCAAGGACggggagatgtagtctccattcctctTGGAGTGGACAAATAAGAGAGACTGGGCTATCGGCAAAGAATGCCTTGATTTCACCGGTAGGTTCGAACTGCAGGGTAGCCCTTAATTTACATAggaggtctctccctatgagtggtactgggcaccctggtacgtagaggaattgatgggacactaatTGTCCTCCTATTGCAACCTGCCGTTTCTGGAGGAAGGGGGCAGTTAGTGGTTTTCCTGAAGCCCCGACTATAGAAATGTTTTTTGAAGTAGGcgtggtgatggctgtggtcatcaCAGATCTCTGAGCCCCCGTATCCAACAGTCCTTTGAACGTTTCAGCCCCCACTTTTATCTCCACTAGGGGGTCTATGGGAAGGGTTCCCCTAcctagtcatgcttcactatcTTCGCCGGAAGTCTCACCTACGGTCATCTGCCATTCCGTTTCTTTAGATTTGGGCGGAGTATATTCTTCCTGCCTTGCTTGCAGGGACTCCGGACATTCAGACTTCCAATgcccttcttgtttacaatatgcgcaTTGATTGGTTCCCAATGGCATTCTTCCACCTCTAACCGATCCTCCTCTACTAGCTCGTCCTCTTGGCAGTCCTCTTGGCAGCCCTCTAGAGGGCGGTCTGCCTCTTCCTCGGAATCCGGGATACCCGTGATACTGCCTGGacgggttcccgaaattagtttcttccaacgctgcggctaacaaactgacacgttctcttaactttctagtttctttcttttccttgctgtccccatccggttctcggtttacatagactttATCAGCCATCgcttttaattggctgatattcatTCCCTCGAACCCTTCTTGTTTTTGCAACTTCCGGCGAATGTCTGGGCAGGACTGCCCAACGAAGCTCATCACTATGATGGGTTGATGTTTGGGATCCTCTGGATCAAATGGGCTGTATTGGCGGTACGCATCCATCAAtcgctccaaaaagtttccgggGGACTCGTCTCTCTTCTGCACCACGTCTTGGATTTTTCCCATGTTTACaactttctgctttcctttctttaaagcctCAAGAAAGGCGGTCTGATAGGCGGTGATGCGCTCCCGCCCTGCcgcggtctggaaatcccagttgggatctgCAGTCGGGGCTAAGCCTCTCACTACGTCTTCAGGACGTCCGTCTGATCcggctcctaatcgagctgcctcttccatgtttaattgtatctgtcggcgttcttcagtggtaaaaaggatggaggctagatgccgaatgtcagcccagttaggattatgggctgcaaaaatgccCCGTAAAAAGTCTATCATCTGTTCTGGTTTTTCAGCGTATGACGGCCCGAGCTGTTTCCAATTGAAGAGATCGCTGGATGTAaaaggtatgtaggtaaataattttattgtttgCGTAGTGCGATGTTCGTTTTCATCAGTCGGGACTACAGGAACTACAGTTGATGTTTCCCTGATTGGTAATTGCAAACTTgctgcggcttgggttttactacGAGTTCCGTCTGCCACGGACGACTCGCTGCCGCTTTCTTCCTTTGCGGTTGCCGCTTCGGGTCgctcttcctgagctggtgccaTCCTTGGATCGGCTTGcgcattggagggaactggggggctTGGTGGCATAGGATATGCCAGGGGATAACTAGGGGCATATGGTGGCGGCAAGATATTTTCAGCGTCGGGCAGTGCtgcgggcggcaggggtttaattttttttttctggagttcGTGAATTcccttgtactacaaatatggccgccgcagatgacgcatgctctgtaggttccaatatggccgcctttccccttctcttccggttcggggatttccggtctcccatcttacatacttgagttaccattacgagggcggctccctccactagcttctttgcccacgacggaggattttcaataactgctatCCATGCGGTTATATACGgaatatcctcagggcaacccggattcccttctcgtataactattttctggacccttgtggccgtttggaaattgaaagttcctaccggaggccaatttacacacaaactgggccacctatgggtgcatcgttgaatcattccgggttttgtacatttatgtctatcgaacacttcgctatagtgttccgtcatgacttttaatggagtcgaaccgccccctcccattaggatagaattcacagacaaaggagggaagggaagacggataggtaaggggtccgtatccgccagacacaaaaggatcacaatcgccccgactaggacgcggtcagcccggcctagaactgcgaggccattcactctctttcacacaacaagaaacctattcccactatcgtatactTCACTTATTATTTTCTCCTTATTatccgcgtggtcttcggaatgtaattcctactaacacactgcgtggggtgtgatcaaggccccctcggtccgccaGGGATAGACCGGGCTATTTTCCTTATCTATTCTTCACTTGTTCCCTTGTTTCCATAATACttgcctgcaggggtcttccgatcgtcatgaaagccttcttcccggatcatcaacCCAGAGATCTCGGCAGGatttctgtggaacgatcccctcagaaacctgatcgctgaactcagcggtggccactcaccaggtgtaagggggactgctccgccaccaaactaccggaccttctggagagctaaaatagcgtctccggtacctcctggctggctcgccaatgtaaccgtctctttttagtcagtaaggaggcccagacaactgatccgtaaagatagacttttattgccagcaagatgcagctaagacaacggcttagtacaactgcatgccacgcccccttcggagcaaacctttatgcactttacagttcttatctttcacacatgcgttctggttttcgctgaacaaacaatttacaacctgctgaacaagcaatagctagcgtggtctctagtaggtgtagcttatgatcagactattgtttcgtcatttaattgacgggttagacattcgcggcagcgttcgtattaatacaatacaaattatgaatccaaaatggagttacgtttcactaaatgttagtgcgtaagtacgtcactacgtattaggttccgtttgcgttgcaaatgttagtaaatcaagatggctgtgcgtttcacggCAGGCATGAAGAGACGAGAGGCGTTTCAGGAGTGTAGTCTTCAGAGGTTCATGAAATCGAACTCCTTCATCAGGACCCCAGGGTGTTGGGCCTGTCCCGGTTACTTATCTGCTGCTTGCTTTAGAACAGAGGTGGGCAAACGAATGCCCTTTGGGGGGGGCTTTTGTACGGCCCGCAGGAGCAGAGACCACGTGCCACTCGCAGGAGCAGGGACCACGTGCCACTCGCAGGAGCAGGGACCACGTGCCACTCGCAGGCAGAAAGCCCTGTCTTCTGGGAGCTCGTCCCTTTTCAGCTGAAACTCTGCCAGCAATGCTCTCTGGTCCCCTCACCCAGGCCTTCATGAACATTTCCCCCTACCCTTCATCCAGCAGTTTGCATGGAGTAGGAATGCAGGATACGGTGTCTGTGACCCTCTCAAGCAGCAGCTGAAACCTGTGAGGGGATCTGTTCTCAGAAGCAGGACCGGGGGAGTTACCTGCTCATTCACTGGTCCAGGGGACAGGGGACGGTGCCTGTGACCCTCTCAAGCAGCAGCTGAAACCTGTGAGGGGATCTGTTCTCAGAAGCAGGACCGGGGGAGTTACCTGCTCATTCACTGGTCCAGGGGAGAGGGGACGGTGCCTGTGACCCTCTCAAGCAGCAGCTAAAACCTGTGAGGGGATCTGTTCTCAGAAGCAGGACCGGGGGAGTTACCTGCTCATTCACTGGTCCAGGGGACAGGGTACGGTGCCTGTGACCCTCTCAAGCAGCAGCTGAAACCTGTGAGGGGATCTGTTCTCAGAAGCAGGACCGGGGGAGTTACCTGCTCATTcactggtccggggggggggggggggggggagaggggattcAGGACTTttctcttcatctctctcctgcagtgacctTCCTTCCTCTCTATAGCCCCTTTCACTCAGGCCTACTCACCAGGCAGAGGCTGCAGATTTAACCCTGTAACTGCAGGTTTGCAATGTATCACAGCAGTGTGCAGTTACCACAGCAGAATTAGTGCAGGTCACAGGCATCGGGGGCCCACAGAGAGCAAAGTAACAATGGTGCAAGCCCTACCCCTCAGCCTGCAGAAGGTCCACGGATGCTTTTCTACACGTTCACCTTTCTGGCTGATTTTGAAGAGAAATCATTTGAATACTGTCTACGAGGTAAACGGGTACTAAAGCATCCACAGACCCAGCACATAGATGGGCTCCCGAAGACTCTCCTCAATGTCTCTGAACTGGAattgttttctcattttataggtacccaaagcaaggctcctgCAGACCCCTCGGCCCGTCCTCCTGCAGACCCCTCGGCCCTTCCTCCTCCTGCGGACCCCTCggcccttcctcctcctgcagaTTCCTGTGCAGACGGCTGGATCTGGTACAGAGGGAAATGTTACTTTTTCTATGAGAACAGCACAGACTGGGACGAGGCCCAGAGCTTCTGCGCCTCTCACAACGCCTCCCTCGCTGTCATCGAGACCCTGCAGGAACTGGTGAGTGTGAGGGGGTCCGTTCCCCCACCAGCCTGGGGAGGAGGTGCATTCATTTCCAGGGGAATGGCAGTGTTTGGGTGTCCCGTATCCTCATTTCCAGCTGAGGTTGCTGGGCTGTGGGATGCACACGACTCTACAGCTCTCGTTATTCCTAATGCCTGCAGATCATTTAATTGGAAAGTGGGTGACTTAttaggaaggaggagggggtcagTGCTTATGACGGTGAAAGGCAAGAGTATGGAGAGAAAGTGAGGAAGATGATACCTGATGAGAGCTACAAGATGAGGCCATGAGAGATGCCTGCCTGATGAGAGCCAGCAAGAAGCTGTGCAGGGTGGAGTGAGCGGTGCAGAAGTCCTTACCCCTCCCCGGTATAGAGATGCAGCCTTGCCTTTTAGTATCTGAGTGCTGGTCAGTAATAAGCTCTCCCTGTGGAGGACACAGTCTCAGCAGCTGTCTCTCTTCCTCCAGAATTTCACCATGCACTATAAAGTACACTCCAATCACTGGATCGGCCtgagaagagagaaagggaaacCGTGGAAATGGCCGGATGGATCGGAGTTCAATAACCTGTAAGTCTTTCCCGCTCACTGGAGAAATGTGTGAAGTGGGCGGGACTTGAGGGAGCTTTCTGATTGGCTAATGGGTGTGACATGTTAGTGACTCAGACAATATCTCTAAGTAATCCTAGCAGATCCCCTGTGGCGTATCTTACATCAAAGAGTAATAACCCACCAGTACCAGTACTTTCATCTTCTTCCACAATCACACAATGTTTTTACTTTCTattctttaatttttcttttcaaatagaTCCAcctgaaaaaaatactttaaaattcttatatataaTAATATCTAATGTGTTCAACTAGGGtacgttttggggttttttaaacaCGGTTGGGGGAAAAAACCTCACACTGTACCTTTCTGAAAGAAGAAATTCagcttttaaattggagaagattgagccccgctctcctgtggtgatacctaagggtccctcccccagctgagaattcctgaggagaTTTCCCAGATCCCTCAGAGCTGGGCCTTGGTCCGGCAGCCGGTTccaggcatggactttgctgctgaagcagctgaaaggcaatgggtgcaggaagctgagggcGACGGTGATGGCCTGAGCCCCTCttccacagccggagaccgtctctgagctcagctggtaagcgctgagcccaggtaagtttttgtttttgtttttaaatgaccTTCATAGATGAGGGATTCGGTAAAATGTACTCCTgtctccttgctcggcgtgcGTACCACTGTCGTTCCCAATCCCGTTGGGGTAAAGGGATGTGGGCTTAagagtgggttgagcagccccccagtgggctaggccctgttTTAAACTTGGTCAGCCTGACCACATGGTGGCGCCATCTTGCGCCTCTCGTATTGCCCTCCATAGGAACTTGGTACGtgcagggcatctgctctgaGCATGCGATGCgcgcgcataggggtagattttaaaagaagcgcgatcagcctacttttgcttgcgcatcagactcaagcaaaagtacgctggattttagtagatacgcgcggagccgcgcgtatccactaaaatcctggatcggcgcgcgcaaggctatcgattttgtatagcctgcgcgcgccgagccgcgctgcctccccccgttccctccaaggccgctccgaaatcggagcggcctcggagggaactttcctttgccctcccctcaccttaccctcccttcccctacctaacccacccacccggccctgtctacaccccccccttaccgttgtcgggggatttacgcctcccggagggagacgtaaatccccgcgcgccagcgggcctgctgcgcgccgggccgcgacttgggggcgggtccggagggcgcggccacgcccccgggccatagccacgccccgtacccgcccccaaaacgctgccgacacgcccccgaaatgccgcgacgaccgggcccgccccccgacacgcccccgactcgcccccctccgaaaaccccgggacgtacgtgagtcccggggtctgcgcgcgccggtaggcctatgtaaaataggcttaccggcgcgcagggccctgctcgcctaaatccgcccggttttgggcggatttaggcgagcagggctctgaaaatctaccccataacgtTGAGCACATACTTACTAcagtgtgtgtgtaagtgcaGGATACAGGCTGGGCACACGCAAGCCGATCGAACATACAGTGACCGCCGCCAATGGCACCGGCAACCAAGAAACATAAGTGctttgcttgtcatattaggggcTTCAGGGTCTGACCAACTGGAAATGCTGAGCCAGCACCTTGAACCTGAGGAGCTTCTGATGTGCTGCTCGAATGGGCATCTGCAGCTACGCCTCTGTGAGGTGCAAAGCGCAGGCCGGAGCAATTAACAAAAAGGATACAGCTTCGTCATAGCTCTCCCAACATTCAGGCCTGCTATCGGGAGGTCCCACTCCTGGCTAATGAGCCTCTAAATCTTTTTACTGATAGGAAAAGCGCTGGGTGGACCCCGAAGACCATCCAGGCCCGGATTGACCCCTTCACTATCTGATTCCTCCTGGCTCAACTgaacccccaactcctccaacacCTGGGGGATAAGAGGTCACAGCTCCTCTCTCTTAAACAGATGGACCACCCGAGGGTCTGCACCCTCGAGCAGAGCCTGGTCGTCCTTATTCGGATCTGGGTCTGGGAGCTGGTCCCCATTGGGATCCACCACTGGAGAGGGAGCCTCCTCTCTCTGTTGCTCATCCAAGTTGTCCGGGTCTCCACGGTCCAATGGCCGCACAGCATGAGGCCCCTGAAGTTTGCTTGTCGATCCAGCGATCCCCTATGCAGCCCCTGAAGCCTCTTCGAGGACCCTAAAGACCTCTCTCTAGGTCTGTGTTTAGCAGCCTTCTTGGCTAGGAACTCCCCATGCATCAGGAGCACAAATTTGAGGGAAAACCCCCTTGTTCCCGACAGCGTCCCCTCAGCCCCGCTGGAATCTGAATCCGATCATTTCTCATCCCCCTGTTTTGGTTTCCTgcgccacggggggggggggaggggaaccaaTATCGGATTCCCTACCGGCCTGAGTCAGTTGGGTTCAGTCTCCCTCTGAATTAGCAGAAGACTTCCCTTTGGGCCCTGTCCTGGCCCCTGCCGGGTGAGAGGCcgccttggattttttttttttaatctttcgcggaggcccccccccccattgaacaACCTGTGCAAAGGGAGAGGGAGTTTCAATAAGCAGCCCACGCCCCGCAGGCCTCGCGTGCCTCCACCTGAGGCTTGTCCTTCATGCGACTTCCCGTAGGCCCCACCGCGACGCTGTGGAAAGAATTAGGCTGCACCACGTGGCGCACGAGCTGGTGGGCAGCGCTACCACTGGCGGCACACGGCAAGACTTGTAGCGGCAGGAAAATGGCGCACGCGCCAAAGGAACTCCGTCTCGGCAATCCGCAGGGCTCCAGCGTCCCCGCCGGGGATAAAGTGCACCTCACCCGCTGCAGTCTGCGCCGCTCCCACTCCTCAAACGGCCGCTATGTCTCCAGGGTCCGGCCAGATTCGGCAGGGCCGTGCAGGCCAACTGTcccagcacagccactgtgctcagattaaaaaaaaaaaagtcatttgggggttttattaaaacaaagcaaaaataaaacccAACAGCGAAATAAAGAATCCAAAAATCCCTAAGGGGACACTTCCCTGAATCCACAGGAGGGGACCTCGGGGCCGAAGAGGGAGctagtcccctggctatcaggggccCTGGACTGCATGGGCTAGCACcgccaggggtatccaaccccccgttCGCCCGACTCAGCCCAAGGGATGTCCGCACAATGGAACCTGGCACCTCGGGGAGCAATTTACAGTCTCCAAAAACCcaatcagtcaggactgcaggttttacacctctacagtcagctggagacagagaaatactgagggactgcaggttttacacctctacaatctgctggagacagagaagtactgagggactgcaggttttacacctctacaatctgctggaggcagagaaatactgagggactgcaggttttacacctctacaatctgctggaggcagagaaatactgagggactgcaggtggcgctctcggttatgtagctgtgcctcaaagttttgtgttctgcctccatctgctggtggggattcAAAACCCATTGGACTAGACTGATCTGGGtttgttcaggaaaggaaagttGTCTTGCTTGAGGCAGCTGTCAACCAACATGGTCACAATCTTATTGCTTGGTTGTCCTTGGGCATCCAGTTTTGCCGGacaagaaaacccaaaatagCGCTTCTCTCTTCTTTTACATGCCCACTTCTTAGTTTTCCTTTCAACGTCTTGAAAACACAGTATATCTTTTTTCTTTAAGGCGTGAGAATGCTCTCCCTTACAGTGAATGTTCTGTGTTGCAGGTTTAACATTTCGCAAGATTCTGATTGTGTCTTCCTGAATGATGCCAGCGCCATTAGTGCCGGCTGCCACATGCAGAGAAAGTGCATCTGCACCCAGCCAGCACGGCCCCATTTATTAGGAGGGTAGTGATCCTGCCAGACCTCTACCGGGAACCATGGAGAGAGActtttaaagacatggctcttcagacaggcctacccgTCCTCTACCCCCACCATATAATTGTTTTCTGGAATCCCCGTTTTTGCCATTGATTCTTTGTAATTAGAAAATATaagttatttaaatttttttttttttctaacttatgtacttttggttgtttttgttcCTCCGTTTTTACCTGCAGTTAtccgttccatgtaaaggcccAGCCTATAATTtccaagttaattgtaaaccgatacgatgtgcaaacggttgtcggtatataaaaaatgccaaataaatgtATTTGAGATGCTGGTGGTCAATCTGTCGGAGAAcgggcatccagcatctcccaagaagaCTTGTATTGCTCAATaagaaattatactttctacaaaatctaagtggtCTTGTAAACATGGAGAAGCGTTaggagcgcgcatgttataaaatgcaagtGGCGTGTGCACACGTGCAGTTGATTTTGTAATCTGCGCGCAAGGGGTAGAGAGAATTGCAATTTCTGCGCGGCGATGCATCGAGGCCtttcccaggtccctcccagtctgctccaattaaggagaggactgggagggaactcccctaccctaacctcctctccacccccctttctcttacctatcatcattatttttttattttgttgcttactgttccatcagagcagtagcagcttgCGCGCTCCTTCCCCGGTACCagggcaaatggccgctgtacctgaccgcccctttgaagatgcacacagtgtgcgcaaggcccagccatgcgcgtaaccccctaTTTTTTGCGCACGGGTGGGATTTACAATTTGGCTGAACGAGAATATTCCATTTGTGTGGGAAGGAAACTGTAAAAATGTGGCTGGGTGGGTAGCTCCCTCCCATAGGGTGAGCCCCGTTGATATAAATACTTGGGGCCACCATCTTAGGTGGTGGAGTTTGTAATTTCCGTTCCCAGGGGCAGCTCGCTCTTGGCTGTCCCCTGTTTCGGTTGCAGGGATGAAGGCCTCTGTGTAGGGTTCTCACAGTGAGACCTGGGACAGAGATGGAGTTAGAGAGTCTTCCTTTATTTTGAAGACTCAATTTTGAGCAAACTTGCTTTGCTGCGATGGGAATTTATTCCACAATGTTGTGCTCATGCAAACTTTCCCTAATGTTAGTAAACACAGTAATGTTAGTAAACACAGAGAGATGGCCTTGAGAGGAGCAAACCACTCACCCTAAGATGATAACATAAGacttcccatactgggtcagaccaaggctccatcaagcccagcatcctgtttccaacagaggccaatccaggccataagtacctggcagaatcctaAGGGTTTGATagatcccaagaataagca
Protein-coding regions in this window:
- the LOC115078701 gene encoding early activation antigen CD69-like isoform X1, which codes for MEDARYSAVSESVTLSLSAGDGRGERNSEAKDLNEVKVCNGEASGRIQAQQESAGRGADANEISENEEFISQEGTENAENSRRKHGQAHCLRKRKRLIVIVIVIALVLLTALILGLILGIKAQQVTVKSQKDPPQSLSEGTQSKAPADPSARPPADPSALPPPADPSALPPPADSCADGWIWYRGKCYFFYENSTDWDEAQSFCASHNASLAVIETLQELNFTMHYKVHSNHWIGLRREKGKPWKWPDGSEFNNLFNISQDSDCVFLNDASAISAGCHMQRKCICTQPARPHLLGG